The sequence below is a genomic window from Lycium ferocissimum isolate CSIRO_LF1 chromosome 9, AGI_CSIRO_Lferr_CH_V1, whole genome shotgun sequence.
ACTTGAAAGGAATGTGTTGGGTGATGCCAGGGAGAATTGTTCATGCTTTGGAGATATGGGATAGCTACAGCAGCCTCTCTAGTCAGAGGGAGAGATGGAAAACTATCCCTGCTTGTATCTGGTGGGCAGTGTGGAAAGAAAGGAACCAGAGATGTTTTGAAGACAACTACATCTCTATTCAGAAgctgaaaatgaattgtttgtTGGTGttctatttttggtgtaaacaggaATACATGGAAGATCTAGATTCCTTTATGGATGTTTTAAAGTTTTTTGATGTAGGACTAGAAGATCTAAAAAAAAGTTAATCACCCGAAAAAAGGACTTTTGGGGTCCTGTTCTCTTTGAGATGATTGATTAAGAGGTTGTGAGTTTGAAGATGGAGAACTTTTACCAGGAAATGTCCTCTTTATTGTGCTTAACTGGAAAGAGTGTTGTTAGGCAGTTATGctgaaagaagagttaagcacGGCATCTATTAACCACAACTTGCTTCAATTCCTGAACCTTTCATTGCGTTCAGAAATAGCAAAAGGATACTAGAAGAAGGAAATATGTGCATAGGCAAAGGGCTAAAAGGTCTGTGCTCCCTGATCATTGTTGTCCAGATTTCAAGTATATGAATTCTCTTTTAGAGCAACTTCCAAGTGTTAATAACTGAATTTTAAACTTAGTATTTGTACATATCTAGTTAACTTATTAATACGGATTCGGATTCGGCTGATTCTGATACTGTTTGAGTTAAAATTAGTACTAAGAGTTAAAATTAGTACTAGGTCAAATTACTGGGTTTAGCTGATCCGGTCCAAGCGCACCAGGCTGGAATGACGAGACAAAGTACAAGAAGAAAGCACCACAGGTCTCCGTGGAAGTTGGTATAAAGAGCTTTAGTTATGCATCAAATGGTTACTTTATCCAATCTTGAAAAGAAATCATTCTAAGATAAAATTTGACGTCTTCTGTAGTGTTCATGATCGCTCATCATCGATCATGCATATAACTGCTAACTATCGCTCTCTCAATTAATATATCCTTTTATTTCACAACTTTTGAGTGACCAAACATCTACATTTCTTTCCCCACACGACTATGGACAAAGTTCCCTTACATGTTGCTAAAAACACAAACTAAGAAATCTTATTCAAAACATAACTAGTAAATCACACCAATTAATTACCactatatattaattaaaaagtcTTGGGGTGGCCATGATGGTGACCTCCAAGAGGGTTGGTAGCAGCATCTGGAATGGCAGTGTAAGGAGCAGATCCATGGTGGCCTCCAATTGCACGCCCCATATGATGATGAGCATGCTTCCCTTCCAACTTCTCCCCAGCATTTCCAGCCTTCGATTCATGAAGCTCCATTTTAGCCTCTGCTTCTTTTgctttccttctttcttctgCCATGTCCTTCTCTTCCTTTGTCCTTGCTCCCGCCTTCTCGGCCTGCAACACTTATACACCATATATTAATCCCTCAAACTTGTTTATCTCTTTAAAAAAGAACGTCACTTTCAATACTTAGTAACTCTTGACCCCCATCATCTTACAATTTGTTTGTATGTCACTTTGTATATTTAGTAATTCTATACCCCCATCATCTTACCTGGCATAAGATGACAATATTCAAATGACGTCCATTACCCACATCTGTAATTTAAACCAAGATTTGaaaatcttctttatttttctaaactCCATACCacaaactaagacaaacaatTAATTGAAACGGAGAGAACAGCAAACTAAATACCACTACAAAAAAGATAGAAATTAGCAACAGGCAACTTCTGTACGTTGTTGTTATTTAAAGACAAGGTCTTTTGCTAATTTTATTCGTTAATTCTATTAAGCGATGAATTTTATAGCTAATTCTTATTCCTAATTCTTATTCTTTTTAATGGTATGAAGCTACAAATAAACGAAAAGAGTAATAGTACTAGTATACAAacattgaaaatatatatagtactaGAATTGAGACCTTTTCTTCAGTTTTTGCTTTGAAGATGTCAACATGTTCCTTTGCTGCTGAAGCTGCATTGCTTACTTTCTCCTTTACCGAATGCATCTCTTCTTATGTCTGAGATAAAGACTACTAAAGTGTGTTTTTGAGCTTGAAGCTCTTATCTTTTGCAATAAGTTTAATTAAGGTGTAGGGGTCTATAAACAGAAGATAAATTAAAGGCAGCTATGTATATCCATGAGAACTGCCACGTGGCCACCATGCAACCACCAACTTCCAGTTTGATGCCACGCCTACCTAACAGATCACGGTTCCTTAGCGGTCTGATCACTATTTCCCTCTCTCTTTTCTGCATATAAATTCCTATACTTTATGGATAGGAGAATTAAATCTTAATATCTCATAATTGGCACTAAACGACTAACTGAAATAGAAATACTTTCTTGGTCCCGGAATTACTATTGTTTTAGCTTATTTCacggttataaaaaaataaaaagtaagatAGTATAGTTTATTAGGTTACTTTTATTGTTTCTTATGAATTAAGCACTATTAATAAGAAATAGTTTTTTAATATAAGAATATAGTTGGATATAAATAGAGTATTATCTTTTGGCTTAAATTTCTAAAGTGGCACtacctctgtttcaatttaagtgttttactttcctttttagtctgtcccaaaaagaatgtctttttttatatttaataaataattcgAGCATCCTGCATAacaagtttataaccacaagattcaaaagacagtttaatatattatacacatctttagtttaagactaaaaatttaaaagtttcttGTTATTTCTTAAACTGTATGCCTAGTTaaactaaaacacttaaattgtgatggaggGAGTGCTATCTATTTTGGGACaatttttccccccaaaatgaCATTTATTTTGAGACGAATGGAGCACtataatagaagaaaataacaaTTAATTGTTTACTTCTCCATCATACTCCAtctggataaaaaaaaaatgtccacttagccttttgtacaccctttaagaaaatattaactctTACAAAAAAATAGGTAATGTGACTAAACtgccctaattaaataggtattgagatttgatcacataataCTTACTAGGGGTAAATccgaaaaaataagattaattatttcttaatttgataagtAAACTCTctttttgaccaaaaaaaaaaaaaaaaaaaaaggctaaatggACAGTCGTTTTGATTCGGAGGGAGTATctatgggtcatttgcacgattgcccttcaaaggcactggtctttaatttttgcccctcaaattgttggtctttaatttttcttgtaCTTATCTTGGAGGTTACGGGTTGAATCTCggctcgaaaaaaaaaaaaaattataaggcagcggtttgtagcaaaattaagcctattcgggcaaaattAGGCCGTAAGGAAAACCTCTGCCTCAAAGCTTAACTTTTCGGCCAAAGTTAGGCTTTATTCGAAGACGAAGTTAGAAACATTCGGGTAGAAGTTACCTGCATGGAATAGAGGAACTTCTTCAATAAGCTTAAGGCCAACTTCTATAAATCAACTTTTTTCCGAATAAACCTCACACTTGCCTAACTTTGTTACAAACTTttgccttgtgaatttttttttaatactattTGACTGAAAGGTAGTTCGAATCCAAATTCTATaaattttaggcgaagggcaaaaattaaagattagtGCGTTAAAAGAacattccgcacaaaaaaatggtATCTATCGTCAAATTCCACACAATCCAGCTTTCGATACAAATATTTCGGTAAATACGAAGCTACAGTAATAAATTCTTGTGGATAAATAGGCTGAGTTACCCAAAATATCCCCCACACGGTGGGTAACGTTAAGCAACCATATTGTATAAGTCAACCACGACGCCTGCTCTTCCCAAAGCTGCAGTTCCGTTCCACCGTTCAGACACAAAAACAACATCATTCTAGTAGCCGTTTGCAGCTATGGATAACAATCAACTACACGTCCTCTTCCTTCCTTACTTTGCCACTGGTCATATCATCCCATTAGTTAACACTGCCAGGCTATTCGCCTATCACGGTGTCCATGTCACCATCCTCACTACCCACCACAACGCCATCCTATTCCAATCTTCCATTGACAATATCTGTATCGAGACTCTTAGGTTCCCTTCCACTGAAGTTGGCTTGCCTGAAGGAATCGAGAACTACAGTACTGTCTCTTCACCTGAAATGTCTGCCAAAGTATTTTAtgccatttttcttcttcaaaaaccaaTGGAAGACAAAATTCGTGAAATCCGTCCTGATTGTATCTTTTCTGATATGTACTTCCCTTGGACTGTCGATATTGCTCAAGAACTCAAGATCCCAAGGCTCTTGTTCAACCAGTCCAGCTATATGTACAACTCCATTCTACACAATCTTAAGCTTTACAAACCTCACAAGCaaattagtagtagtagtactaATTTCTTAGTTCCTGGTTTACCAGATAAGATGGAGTTCAAGCTATCTCAACTTACAGAGGATCTAAGAAAGCCTGAGGATGAGAGGAATCTTTATGATGAATTGGTCGATCAAGTCCGAGATTCTGAAGAACGAAGCTATGGCATGGTTCACGACACTTTTTACGAGCTAGAACCTGCCTACGCTGACTACTATCAAAAGACAAAGAAAATGGCCAAATGTTGGCATATTGGTCCCATCTCTCATTTTGCTTCCAAATTAATCCGAAGAAAAGAACTAATTAATGACGCTGATGAAAATAACTCATGTGCTGTTGTAGATTGGTTGAATGAGCAGAGGCATAAATCGGTACTCTATGTCTCTTTCGGGAGCACGGTTAGATTTCCAGACGTTCAACTCACTGAAATCGCGAAAGCTCTAGAGGGTTCGAGTGTTCCTTTCATTTGGGTAGTGAGGAAGGACCAATCAGCACAAACCACGTGGTTGCCGGATGGTTTTGATGGAAGGAAAAAGGGTTTGATTATTAGAGGGTGGGTGCCGCAGCTGACCATCTTGGAACATTCAGCCATTAGGGGATTCATGACTCACTGTGGTTGGAATTCAGTACTCGAAGCCATTGTGGCAGGCGTGCCATTGCTGACATGGCCAGTGTTTGCAGACCAATTCTACAACGAGAAGCTCGTGGAGGTTGTGGGGTTGGGAGTCAAAGTTGGGGCGGAAGTATGTAACCTGCAAGGTACTGCAATCTTGAGTCCTGTAATCGGGAGTGAGAAGATTAAAAAAGCAATAGAGCAATTAATGAGCGATTCAGAGGAAAGTCAGAAAATCAGGGAGAAAGCAATGGATATGAGTAAGATGGCTAAAAATGCAACTGAAGAAGGTGGTTCTTCATGGAACAATCTCACGGTGCTCATTGACGATATCAAGAATTTTGCTTCTTCCTCATCGACTTAACAGATTTAATAGTATTGCAGTAGAAGAAGGTAATTGCTGGTTCCTCTTAATTTTAGTCTTTTTCATGGATTTTTCAGGCTAAGATTGTCGATCACTTTGTTGTTACATTAAAACCTGAAGAAGTTGTTTAAGCATTACCTCAGAATGAATGAAAGTTATTATTGTGCTTGTCAATGCATTTTTCTTCAATATAGAAAGGAGAACCACAAATAGAGTTACACAATACCCTCACAAAGAGGGGATTCCATTTTAACGTGCAAATGATCATTTAATATAAAGACTGATGAGTTACAATTAGTGCAAGTTATGACTTATCATGTGTTTGCTTATTGCTACAGAGGAAAACCATTTTAAATCTCCCGTGACAAGAAGGCTGATATGATTTTGACCAACAAATTAAATCCATAAACTACTCCTCCATACAAGCATGATAGTTAACTTCACACGATCCCAAATATATTCCAAAAGATTTGCTCTGACGTTAATTAATGTGACATATTTCATTTAGTTTTATATGGCATTTGTTGGAAGATGAAGGTTAAATAAACATTAAACAAATTCAATCTAATAAGTAGTTAATTGCTTGGGACCTCATTAATGCCGTGCTACAGAGACCATTAATGCTACATCTCACGTCTGAAAATCATTTCTAGCGAATAAGCTACCCAAAACATACGCTCGACACGGCTCGAGTACATATATTTGCTTTCACTAGTGAATAATTATACTAGAAGAGTACGATCCaaattcattttcttcttaATACAGATTATTACCTGACCTTCATGAGTGACCCATATGTTGgtgaaaatataaaaattaatgttgaaaaataaaaaaaatattcatggtGTGGATATCTCTCCTTCATATGAGTGATCCATACACCATATCCTTAACTATTTaaccgccatgccccaaatttTAAAGCCAAGAAGGCATCTACCCCCACCTGGTTAGATGAACGTCAGACTTCAAGCCCAACGAAGAGTACCCCTCTAGCTCTAATATGGGCTCTACTTGCGCAATTTCCATGGCTTATTTATGCATGAATAGTGCTATGTTACTCGCTTAGTACCATAGAAATACCTCTTAACGTTGATAAGCCACTACAAATTGAACTAGGCCTCACTTGGCAAAATGCATTGACAAACACAATGGTAACTTAAAATTCTTTGTTGTGACGTTGTGCTTCAAAAAACTTCTTCAAATTTTAGTCTAGCAATAAGAGTGATCAACAACCTTGGAAAATTATGAAAGAGATTAAAATTAAGAGGAATCAACTAGCACCTTCTTCTACTACAATATTTAAGTTGTTAAAGCCATACTCGACGTTGATGATGGAGTAAGTAAAATTCTTGATAACGTCAATGAGCGCTGTAAGATTGTTCCATGAAGATCCACCTTCATTGATTGCATTTTAAGCCATCTTACTCATATCCATTGCTTTCTCCCTAATTTTCCGACTTCCTTCCGCATCATTCATTAATCGCTCTATTGCTTCT
It includes:
- the LOC132069378 gene encoding late embryogenesis abundant protein 6-like, with amino-acid sequence MHSVKEKVSNAASAAKEHVDIFKAKTEEKAEKAGARTKEEKDMAEERRKAKEAEAKMELHESKAGNAGEKLEGKHAHHHMGRAIGGHHGSAPYTAIPDAATNPLGGHHHGHPKTF
- the LOC132030214 gene encoding nuatigenin 3-beta-glucosyltransferase-like, translated to MDNNQLHVLFLPYFATGHIIPLVNTARLFAYHGVHVTILTTHHNAILFQSSIDNICIETLRFPSTEVGLPEGIENYSTVSSPEMSAKVFYAIFLLQKPMEDKIREIRPDCIFSDMYFPWTVDIAQELKIPRLLFNQSSYMYNSILHNLKLYKPHKQISSSSTNFLVPGLPDKMEFKLSQLTEDLRKPEDERNLYDELVDQVRDSEERSYGMVHDTFYELEPAYADYYQKTKKMAKCWHIGPISHFASKLIRRKELINDADENNSCAVVDWLNEQRHKSVLYVSFGSTVRFPDVQLTEIAKALEGSSVPFIWVVRKDQSAQTTWLPDGFDGRKKGLIIRGWVPQLTILEHSAIRGFMTHCGWNSVLEAIVAGVPLLTWPVFADQFYNEKLVEVVGLGVKVGAEVCNLQGTAILSPVIGSEKIKKAIEQLMSDSEESQKIREKAMDMSKMAKNATEEGGSSWNNLTVLIDDIKNFASSSST